The following DNA comes from Serpentinimonas raichei.
GATGCAAAAAATCGGCGGCACCTGCGCCTTCATCGACGCCGAGCACGCGCTCGATGCGCAGTATGCGCAAAAACTGGGCATCAACTTGCAGGAGCTGCTGATCAGCCAGCCCGACACCGGCGAGCAGGCGCTGGAGATCGTGGATTCGCTGGTGCGCTCGGGCGCGGTCGATTTGATCGTGGTCGATTCGGTGGCCGCGCTCACGCCCAAGGCCGAGATCGAGGGCGATATGGGCGACAGCCTGCCGGGCCTGCAGGCGCGGCTGATGAGCCAGGCGCTGCGCAAGCTCACCGCCACGATCAAGAAAACCAACTGCATGGTAATTTTCATCAACCAGATTCGGATGAAGATCGGCGTCATGTTTGGCAGCCCCGAAACCACCACCGGTGGCAACGCGCTCAAGTTTTACGCCTCGGTGCGGCTCGACATCCGGCGCACCGGCTCGATCAAGAAGGGCGAGGAGGTGATCGGCAGCGAGACCAAGGTCAAGGTGGTGAAGAACAAGGTGGCACCACCCTTCAAAACGGCCGAGTTCGACATCCTGTACGGCGAAGGCATCAGCCGCCTGGGCGAGATCGTGGACCTCGGGGTGCTGCACAAGGTGGTCGACAAATCCGGCGCCTGGTACGCCTACATGGGCGAAAAAATCGGCCAAGGGCGCGAAAACTCGCGCGAGTTTTTGCGCGAGAACCCGGCGCTGGCGCGTGAGATCGAGAGCAAGATCCGCACCGCGCTGGCGGTGCCGCAGCGCACAACCAGCCCGACCGGCGAAGTGCCGCCGTTCGAGGCCGATTGATGGCCGGTGCTCGGGTGTGTGGCGTGGGTCTGGTGGCGTAGGGCAGGCTAGGTGGCGTTGCAGTCGCTGTCTTTGAAGGCGCGCGCGCTGCGGGCGCTGGCGCAGCGTGAGCACAGCCGGCTGGAGCTGGCGCGCAAGTTGCAGCCCCATGCCGCCGACGCGGCCCAGGGTGCGCTGGAGACGCTGCTGGACGAGCTGCAAGCGCAAGGCTGGCTCAGCGATGCGCGCTTTGCCGAGGCTTTAAGCCGCAACCGCGCCACTCGCCAAGGGGTGGCGCGCATCCGCGCCGAGCTGCGCTTGCGCGGTGTGGCGGCCGAGCAGGTGGAGCAGGCCACGGCGGCGCTGGCGGGCAGCGAGGCCGAGCGGGCGCAGCAGGTGTGGCAAAAAAAGTTTGGCCAGCCCCCGCTCGATGCGGCCGAGCGCGCGCGCCAGATTCGGTTTCTGCTGGCGCGCGGTTTTGCGACCGGCTTGGCCTGCCGCGTGGTGCCGCCAGTGGGCTCGGATATGCCCGCCGAGTAAAGTCGCAGCCCCAAGCCGGCGCAAGGCCAACGCAGTCGGCGCGATAGCGCTCGCTTAAAGGGCTAGTCGGCGCTGGCGCACGGCGGCAGCGAGTTGCTGCAGCAGCGGCACGGTTTGCTCGAAGCCGAGGCAGGCGTCGGTGAGCGAGACGCCGTGGCGCAGCGGCTGGCCAGCCACCAGGTCTTGGCGGCCTTCGTGCAGGTGGCTCTCGATCATCACCCCGAGG
Coding sequences within:
- the recA gene encoding recombinase RecA, whose product is MSSTAKATDNEKAKALQAALAQIDKQFGKGTIMRLGEGEVIADIQVVSTGSLGLDVALGVGGLPRGRVIEIYGPESSGKTTLTLQVIAEMQKIGGTCAFIDAEHALDAQYAQKLGINLQELLISQPDTGEQALEIVDSLVRSGAVDLIVVDSVAALTPKAEIEGDMGDSLPGLQARLMSQALRKLTATIKKTNCMVIFINQIRMKIGVMFGSPETTTGGNALKFYASVRLDIRRTGSIKKGEEVIGSETKVKVVKNKVAPPFKTAEFDILYGEGISRLGEIVDLGVLHKVVDKSGAWYAYMGEKIGQGRENSREFLRENPALAREIESKIRTALAVPQRTTSPTGEVPPFEAD
- the recX gene encoding recombination regulator RecX, with protein sequence MKARALRALAQREHSRLELARKLQPHAADAAQGALETLLDELQAQGWLSDARFAEALSRNRATRQGVARIRAELRLRGVAAEQVEQATAALAGSEAERAQQVWQKKFGQPPLDAAERARQIRFLLARGFATGLACRVVPPVGSDMPAE